Proteins encoded in a region of the Marmota flaviventris isolate mMarFla1 chromosome 3, mMarFla1.hap1, whole genome shotgun sequence genome:
- the Sbf1 gene encoding myotubularin-related protein 5 isoform X4 → MRRCSGLGLIYAIHVEGLNVSLENVIGNLLTCTVPLAGGSQRTISLGAGDRQVIQTPLADSLPISRCSVALLFRQLGITNVLSLFCAALTEHKVLFLSRSYQRLADACRGLLALLFPLRYSFTYVPILPAQLLEVLSTPTPFIIGVNAAFQAETQELLDVIVADLDGGTVTVPECVHIPPLPEPLQSQTHNVLSMVLDPELELADLAFPPATTSTPSLKMQDKELRAVFLRLFAQLLQGYRWCLHIVRIHPEPVIRFHKAAFLGQRGLVEDDFLMKVLEGMAFAGFVSERGVPYRPTDLFDELVAHEVARMRADENHPQRVLRHVQELAEQLYKNENPYPAVAMHKVQRPGEASHLRRPPRPFPRLDEGTVQWIVDQAAAKMQGAPPAVKAERRTTVPSGPPMTAILERCSGPHVNSARRLEVVRNCISYVFEGKMLEAKKLLPAVLRALKGRAARRCLAQELHLHVQQNRAVLDHQQFDFVVRMMNCCLQDCTSLDEHGIAAALLPLVTAFCRKLSPGVTQFAYSCVQEHVVWSTPQFWEAMFYGDVQTHIRALYLEPSEDQAPSQEAGEASSQEDQRSALDVASEQRRLWPTLSREKQQELVQKEESTVFSQAIHYANRMSYLLLPLDSSKSRLLRERAGLGDLESASNSLVTNSMAGSMAESYDTESGFEDAETCDVAGAVVRFINRFVDKVCTESGVTSDHLKGLHVMVPDIVQMHIETLEAVHRESKRLPPIQKPKLLRPRLLPGEECVLDGLRVYLLPDGREEGAGGGAGGPALFPAEGAVFLTTYRVIFTGMPTDPLVGEQVVVRSFPVAALTKEKRISVQTPVDQLLQDGLQLRSCTFQLLKMAFDEEVGSDSAELFRKQLHKLRYPPDIRGTFAFTLGSTHTSGRPSRVAKDKGPSLRTLSRNLVKNAKKTMVRQYVTRKKYNPPGWEQRGQPPYEDQEDEISVSEELEPSTLTPSSALKPSDRMTMSSLVERACCRDYQRLGLGTLSSSLSRAKSEAFRISPVNRMYAICRSYPGLLIVPQSIQDNALQRVSRCYRQNRFPVVCWRSGRSKAVLLRSGGLHGKGVVGLFKAQNAPSPGQSQADSSSLEQEKYLQAVVSSMPRYADASGRNTLSGFSSAHMGSHVPSPRARVTTLSNPMAASASRWTAPRGKRGSVRASGRSGGLGADVGSRLADRDVLSPPQANGAPPDPGFLRPQRAALYIVGDKAQLKGVRPDPLQQWELVPIEVFEARQVKASFKKLLKACVPGCPATDPGPASFLRSLEDSEWLIQIHKLLQISVLVVELLDSGSSVLVSLEDGWDITTQVVSLVQLLSDPFYRTLEGFRLLVEKEWLSFGHRFSHRGAHTLAGQSSGFTPVFLQFLDCVYQVHLQFPMEFEFSQFYLKFLGYHHASRRFRTFLLDSDYERIELGLLYEEKGERRGQLACRSVWEYVERLSKRTPVFYNYMYAPEDTEVLRPYSNVSNLKVWDFYTEETLSEGPPYDWELAQGPPEPPEEERPDGGAPQSRRRVVWPCYDSRPRVQPDAISRLLEELQRLETELGRPPERWKDTWDRVKAAQRLEGRIHGRGTPSSLLVSSVPHHRRSLGVYLQEGPVGSTLSLSLDSDQSSGSTTSSSRQAARRSTSTLYSQFQTAESENRSYEGTLYKKGAFMKPWKARWFVLDKTKHQLRYYDHRVDTQCKGVIDLAEVEAVAPGTPTMGAPKTVDEKAFFDVKTTRRVYNFCAQDVPSAQQWVDRIQSCLSDA, encoded by the exons AGAACCATCTCTCTGGGAGCTGGTGACCGGCAGGTCATCCAGACCCCGCTGGCTGACTCACTACCTATCAGCCGTTGCAGTGTAGCCCTGCTCTTCCGTCAGTTGG GCATCACCAATGTGCTGTCTTTGTTCTGTGCTGCCCTCACGGAGCACAAGGTCCTCTTCTTGTCCCGGAGCTACCAGCGGCTTGCAGATGCCTGCAGGGGCCTCCTGGCGCTACTGTTCCCTCTCAGATACAG CTTCACCTATGTGCCCATCCTGCCAGCACAGCTGCTGGAGGTCCTCAGCACACCCACGCCCTTCATCATTGGGGTCAACGCAGCCTTCCAGGCGGAGACCCAGGAGCTG CTGGACGTGATTGTTGCTGATCTTGATGGAGGGACAGTGACTGTCCCTGAGTGTGTGCACATTCCACCCCTGCCGGAGCCACTGCAGAGCCAGACCCACAATGTTCTGAGCATG GTCCTGGATCCAGAGCTGGAACTGGCTGACCTTGCCTTTCCCCCCGCCACGACGTCCACTCCCTCCCTGAAGATGCAG GACAAGGAGCTCCGAGCCGTCTTTCTTCGGCTTTTTGCTCAACTCCTGCAGGGCTACCGATGGTGCCTGCACATTGTGCGCATCCACCCAGAGCCTGTCATCCGCTTCCATAAG GCAGCCTTCTTGGGCCAGCGTGGGCTGGTGGAGGATGATTTCCTAATGAAGGTGCTGGAGGGCATGGCCTTTGCGGGCTTCGTGTCGGAGCGCGGGGTCCCCTACCGCCCCACGGATCTATTTGATGAG CTGGTAGCCCATGAGGTGGCAAGGATGCGTGCAGATGAAAACCACCCACAGAGAGTTCTGCGTCATGTTCAGGAACTGGCAGAGCAGCTCTATAAGAAT GAGAACCCGTATCCAGCTGTGGCGATGCACAAGGTGCAGAGGCCAGGTGAGGCCAGTCACCTGCGGCGGCCACCCCGACCCTTCCCCCGGCTGGATGAAGGCACCGTGCAGTGGATTGTGGACCAGGCTGCAGCTAAGATGCAGGGTGCACCCCCAGCTGTGAAGGCCGAGAGGAGGACCACTGTGCCCTCAGGGCCCCCCATGA CTGCCATACTAGAGCGGTGCAGCGGGCCACATGTCAACAGTGCCCGCCGGCTGGAGGTGGTGCGAAACTGCATCTCCTACGTGTTTGAGGGGAAGATGCTTGAGGCCAAGAAG CTGCTTCCGGCCGTGCTCAGGGCTCTGAAGGGACGAGCTGCCCGTCGCTGCCTGGCCCAGGAGCTGCACCTGCACGTGCAGCAGAACCGAGCGGTCCTGGATCACCAGCAGTTCGATTTTGTCGTCCGTATGATGAATTGCTGCCTGCAG GACTGTACCTCCCTGGACGAACATGGTATCGCAGCTGCTCTGCTGCCCCTTGTCACAGCCTTCTGCCGG AAACTGAGCCCAGGCGTGACACAGTTTGCCTACAGCTGTGTGCAGGAGCACGTGGTGTGGAGCACCCCACAGTTCTGGGAGGCCATGTTCTATGGAGATGTGCAGACCCACATCCGTGCCCTCTACCTGGAGCCCTCTGAGGACCAGGCTCCCTCCCAG gaggctggggaggcatCATCCCAGGAGGACCAGCGCTCTGCCCTGGATGTGGCTTCTGAACAGCGGCGCCTGTGGCCAACTTTGAGCCGCGAGAAGCAGCAGGAGCTGGTGCAGAAGGAGGAGAGCACGGTGTTCAGCCAGGCCATCCACTATGCCAACCGCATGAGCTACCTCTTGTTGCCCCTGGACAGCAGCAAGAGCCGTCTTCTAAGGGAGCGGGCAGGGCTGGGCGACCTGGAGAGTGCCAGCAACAGCCTGGTTACCAACag CATGGCCGGCAGTATGGCTGAGAGCTATGACACAGAGAGTGGCTTTGAGGATGCAGAGACCTGTGACGTGGCTGGGGCTGTGGTCCGCTTTATCAACCGCTTTGTAGACAAGGTCTGCACAGAGAGCGGCGTCACCAGTGACCATCTCAAGGGGCTGCATGTCATGGTGCCAG ACATCGTCCAGATGCACATTGAGACCTTGGAGGCTGTGCACCGTGAGAGCAAGAGGCTGCCCCCCATCCAAAAA CCTAAGCTGCTGCGGCCACGCCTATTGCCTGGTGAAGAATGTGTCCTGGATGGTCTGCGTGTGTATCTGCTACCCGATGGGCGTGAGGAGGGTGCAGGTGGTGGTGCAGGGGGCCCTGCACTGTTCCCAGCTGAGGGTGCCGTCTTCCTCACCACATACCGGGTCATCTTCACGGGGATGCCCACCGACCCGCTGG TGGGAGAACAGGTGGTGGTCCGCTCCTTCCCGGTGGCTGCACTGACCAAGGAGAAGCGCATTAGTGTTCAGACCCCGGTGGACCAGCTCCTGCAGGATGGCCTGCAGCTTCGCTCCTGCACATTCCAG CTGCTGAAAATGGCCTTTGACGAGGAGGTGGGGTCTGACAGCGCCGAGCTCTTCCGCAAGCAGCTGCATAAGCTGCGTTACCCGCCAGACATAAGGGGCACCTTTGCTTTCACCCTGGGCTCCACCCACACATCTGGCCGGCCATCCCGGGTTGCCAAGGACAAGGGTCCTTCTCTCAG AACCTTGTCCCGGAACCTGGTTAAGAATGCCAAGAAGACCATGGTGCGGCAGTATGTTACTAGGAAGAAGTATAACCCCCCTGGCTGGGAGCAGCGGGGCCAGCCACCCTATGAGGACCAGGAGGATGAGATCTCAG TGTCAGAGGAGCTGGAGCCCAGCACGCTGACCCCATCTTCAGCCCTGAAACCCTCGGACCGCATGACCATGAGCAGCCTGGTGGAGCGGGCATGTTGCCGAGACTATCAGCGCCTTGGCCTTGGCACCCTGAGCAGCAGCCTGAGCCGGGCCAAGTCTGAGGCTTTCCGCATCTCCCCAGTCAACCGCATGTATGCCATCTGCCGCAG CTACCCGGGGCTGCTGATCGTTCCCCAGAGCATCCAGGACAATGCCCTGCAGCGTGTATCCCGCTGCTACCGCCAGAACCGCTTCCCCGTGGTCTGCTGGCGCAGCGGGCGCTCCAAGGCTGTGCTGCTGCGTTCCGGGGGCCTGCATGGCAAGGGTGTCGTTGGCCTCTTCAAGGCCCAGAATGCACCTTCTCCAG GCCAGTCCCAGGCAGATTCCAGCAGCTTGGAGCAGGAGAAGTACCTGCAGGCCGTGGTTAGCTCCATGCCCCGTTATGCAGATGCGTCAGGACGAAACACGCTTAGTGGCTTCTCCTCAGCCCATATGGGCAGTCACG TGCCCAGCCCCAGAGCAAGGGTCACCACGCTGTCCAACCCCATGGCGGCCTCGGCCTCCAGATGGACTGCGCCCCGAG GTAAGCGGGGCAGTGTCCGGGCCAGTGGGCGCAGTGGTGGGCTTGGTGCCGATGTGGGTTCCCGGCTAGCCGACAGAGATGTCCTGAGTCCCCCGCAGGCCAATGGGGCTCCCCCTGACCCGGGCTTTCTGCGGCCCCAGCGTGCAGCTCTTTACATCGTTGGAGACAAAGCTCAGCTCAAG GGTGTGCGGCCAGACCCCCTCCAGCAGTGGGAGCTGGTGCCCATCGAGGTATTTGAAGCAAGGCAGGTGAAGGCCAGCTTTAAGAAGCTGCTGAAGGCCTGCGTCCCGGGCTGTCCTGCCACCGACCCTGGCCCAGCTTCCTTCCTGCGCTCGTTGGAGGACTCCGAGTGGCTGATCCAG ATCCACAAGCTGCTGCAGATATCGGTGCTGGTGGTGGAGCTCCTAGACTCGGGCTCCTCTGTCCTGGTGAGCCTGGAGGACGGCTGGGACATCACCACCCAG GTGGTGTCCTTGGTGCAGCTGCTCTCAGATCCCTTCTACCGCACGCTGGAGGGCTTCCGCCTGCTGGTGGAGAAGGAGTGGCTGTCTTTCGGTCATCGCTTCAGCCACCGTGGGGCTCACACTCTAGCAGGACAGAGCAGTGGCTTCACGCCTGTCTTCCTGCAGTTCCTGGACTGTGTGTACCAG GTCCACCTGCAGTTCCCCATGGAGTTTGAGTTCAGCCAGTTCTACCTCAAGTTCCTCGGTTACCACCATGCGTCTCGCCGTTTTCGGACCTTCCTGCTTGACTCTGACTATGAGCGCATTGAGCTGG GGCTGCTGTATGAGGAGAAGGGCGAGCGCAGGGGCCAGCTGGCCTGCCGGTCTGTGTGGGAGTACGTGGAGCGACTGAGCAAGAGGACCCCCGTGTTCTACAATTACATGTATGCACCTGAGGACACAGAG GTCCTGCGGCCCTACAGCAACGTGTCCAACCTGAAGGTGTGGGACTTCTACACGGAGGAGACACTGTCTGAGGGCCCCCCCTATGACTGGGAGCTGGCCCAGGGGCCCCCTGAGCCCCCAGAAGAGGAACGGCCAGATGGAGGTGCTCCTCAGAGCAGGCGCCGCGTGGTGTGGCCATGTTATGACAGCCGCCCTCGAGTGCAGCCCGACGCCATCTCACGCCTGCTAGAG GAACTGCAGCGGCTGGAGACAGAGTTGGGTCGACCCCCGGAGCGCTGGAAGGACACCTGGGACCGAGTGAAGGCTGCGCAGCGCCTGGAAGGCCGGATACATGGACGT GGCACCCCCAGCTCCTTACTTGTGTCCAGCGTGCCCCACCACCGCCGCTCGCTGGGCGTATACCTACAGGAGGGGCCTGTGGGTTCCACCCTGAGCCTCAGCCTGGACAGTGACCAGAGCAGTGGCTCGACCACGTCCAGCTCCCGCCAAGCTGCCCGCCGCAGCACCAGCACCCTGTACAGCCAGTTCCAGACGGCCGAGAGTGAGAACAG GTCCTACGAGGGCACCCTGTACAAGAAGGGGGCATTTATGAAGCCCTGGAAGGCCCGCTGGTTCGTGCTAGACAAGACCAAGCACCAG ctgcgCTACTATGACCACCGAGTAGACACCCAGTGCAAAGGTGTCATCGACTTGGCGGAGGTGGAGGCTGTG